TATAATTGAAATCTCCAACGGCATTAGTTTGATTTCTAATAGCCCCACTGCTTTGGAAACAAAAATTGTATTAATCAATACCATTATTGGATTTGGTGGCTTTTCTGTTCATGGTCAGACTGCCAGCGTATTACAAAACACCAATTTATCCATTCCCAAATACATTTTTGCTAAAAGCATTAATGGTTTCATTACTTTTGTTTTAACATTATTATTTTTCCTTTTTACTGCCATTTAATTCTGCACGATTCACTTTTATAACTTCTAAGTTTTTAGATAAATCATTGATTAGCTTATTATAATCTGCTTTTGCTTCATTTAACGCTGTAGCTGTTATCTTTTCTAGTTGCTCTAAATGATCATCTACATATGCTAAGGCGCTGACTCTCATATCTTTAGCATCTTTTTTTGCTTGGTCAACCATATTGTTTGCTTGTTCATTGGCTTTGTTTAGAATATCTTCCCCTTCTTTTTTAGCCATTTCAAGTATATGTTGACCTTCTTTATTGGCTTTTTCCATTATTTCATGGTCATTAACCAACTCTGTTATTTTTGACTCTGCCTCTTTTGTTATCTCTTGAGCTAATTTTTTAGCATCTCCTACGATTTTATCTCTTTCTTCAACAATTCTATTGGATTTTTTTATTTCATCAGGAACCTTAAGTCTTAACTCAGTCATTAACTCATAAATATCATCTTTGTCTACAACCACCTTATTAGTAAAGGGCATATTATTGCATTGCTCAAAAAAATCTTCAATATCATCAATTAATTGTACGATTCTACTCATTTTTATCCTCCTTATAATTGTATTTTTCTTTAAGTAAACCACTAATGTATCTTGGTACAAGTTGATCCACGTTTCCCCCATATTGTGCAACTTCTTTAACAATACTTGAACTGAGATAAGAATATTCTACATCTGTTACTAAAAAAATGGTATCTATTGTAGGATCTAAGCTGCTGTTGGTTTGTGCAATTTGCAGTTCATATTCAAAGTCAGATATTGCTCGTAATCCCCTAATAATAATATTAGAGTTTTTTTCTTTTAAAAATTCTACTAATAGGCCCTCAAAAGCTTCTATTTCAACATTTTCTATATCTTTACAGACTTCTTTTAACATGTTAACACGTTCTTCTACAGAAAACAACGGACTTTTATTACTATTATTTAACACACCTACTATTAACTTATCTACCATTTTGGAGCTTCTTTTGATAATATTAATATGTCCCAATGTAACAGGATCAAAACTTCCTGGATATACTGCTGTTCTCATTTTAACACCTCTAATATTTATTTTGTCTTTCCCAAGGTCTATGCCTATGCTATCATAGCTTGTGCCTATTGTTGACTCAAGAAACACAGGATTCATTGAACATAGTATGCTCAAATTCTTACAAGCAAGTTAGCAAATTAGTCTTTCATCTTTACAAATATATGCATATTGGTTTTGTATTGTTTTACTCGAGTAATCTCATACCCTATGGTTTCTATGTAGCTTACATCTGAATCAATATGATTTTCAATTATAATGACCGTGTCTTTAGTAATTAATGTACTCTCTTTTAATGTCATTAAAACCGCTTTTTCTACGCCTGTATTATAAGGTGGGTCCATAAAAACAAAATCAAAAACCATTTGTCTTTCGTTTAGTTTTTGAATCCCATCGGTTGCATAGTCATTATATACTATGGCTGTATCCAATAACTTCGTATTTTCCAGGTTTTTATGGATGCATTCTATGGATAATTTATCCTTATCAATAAACACTGCTTGATTAGCCCCTCGACTTAATGCCTCTATTCCAATTGCGCCACTGCCACTAAATATGTCTAAAAAATTAGATTCTATGATATCTGTATTGATAATATTAAATAATGTTTCCTTTATTCGATCCGTTGTGGGCCTTACTTTTAATCCTTCTGGCGCTATTAACTTTATTCTTCTTGCTTTTCCAGCAATCACTCTCATCAGATCAATCCTTTATGATTTATATTATTATTTTATAACAATATAGCAATTTGTCAATGTAATTTTTAATTGTAATTTATTTCCAATGGTACGTTAACAAAAAATCCATCTACGTTAAGTAGATAGATCTTTTAGCCGCTACTGATTCATTAAGTTACGTTCTGCACTCTCTATCATTTTTTTTACCATATATCCGCCTACAGAACCATTTTGATAAGATGTTAAATCCCCATTATACCCTTGTTTTAATGGCACACCAATTTCGTTTGCTACTTCATACTTAAATCTGTCTAAAGCCTCTCTGGCTTCTGGAACAACTTTTCTGTTTCTACTTGACATACTAGCTCCTCCATTCTTAAATATGAAACTTCCTTTTAACCATTCTTAAATTTTAATTATGCCTTATAGGTTACAATGATATTATATGTAAATGCCTTTATTCTACCCTAGAAAAACTAGTTAATTCTAGTTAAACATGTCATTAAATTTTTTATCCACTATAATATTTATGGATATAATTTTTCAAACGTTCATTAATATAGTAATGTTCTTCATTGGTCAATTGAGGATCGTTTTTCATTATGTCTTTTGCCAACTTATTAGCGATTTTTAGAAGCTCTATATCTTCAAATACATTGGCAATTTTAAATTCCATATCCCCATGTTGTTTGATGCCAAATAAATCACCTTGTCCTCTTACTTTTAAATCATACTCAGATATAATAAAGCCATCATTGGTATTGCTTAAAACATCTAAGCGTTCTTTTGTTTTATTACTTTTTGATTGGGTTAGTAAAATACAATAGGATTGATATTGTCCTCTTCCTACACGACCTCTTAATTGATGCAACTGGGCAAGACCAAAGCGATCTGCATTTTCTATAGCAATAATCGTTGCATTAGGCACGTTAACACCAACTTCTACAACTGTTGTTGAAACCAATACTTGAATGGTATTGTTAGCAAAGTTTTCCATAATAATATTTTTTTCTTTTGGTTTCATTTTTCCATGTAAATATTCAATATTAATGGATTGATCAAATTCTTTTTTTAGTTTTTTAGTGTACTCAAGAACAGATTCCACTTCAAGTTGGTCTGACTCTTCAACCATAGGACAAATAACATAGGCTTGTCTACCGTCTTTAATTTGCTTTTTTATGAAATCGTAAACACGTTTTCTATAGCTGGTATCTACTGCATAAGTTTTTATAACTTGCCTATTAGGAGGCAATTCATCAATTATAGATATATCCAAATCACCATACAACATTAAAGCCAGTGTACGAGGTATAGGCGTAGCACTCATAACCAACATATGTGGTTTAGTCCCTTTTTGAGATAAACTTTCCCTTTGTTTGACACCAAAACGATGTTGTTCATCGGTAATCACCAATGCCAACTGATTAAATACCACTTTGTCTTGAATGATGGCATGGGTTCCGATGACAATGTCAATTGTATGATCTTTTATGGCTTGGTACATATTCTTTTTTTCTTTTGCTGTCATAGAGCCGACTAAAAGCCCGACATTGATATGGTGTGGTTCTAATAATGCTTTCATAGTTTCAAAATGTTGTTTGGCTAAAACTTCTGTTGGTGCCATAATGCTGCCTTGATAATTATTTTTAGCAACTAATGCTAACATCAACGCCGCAATAATGGTCTTACCTGAGCCCACATCACCTTGTAACAATCGATTCATTACTGTTTCACCCATCAAGTCATTTTTTATTTCTTCTAGTACACTTTTTTGTGCTTGGGTGAGTTGAAAAGGCAAATTCTTAATAATATCTTTAATAATAGAATGGTCTTTTAGATCAAATTGTGTTGCTTGTCTGTCTTGAACTTTTTTTAACCTTAATAACGAAAGTTGAAAAATAAAAAACTCATCAAAGACCAATCTTCTTTTGGCTTCTTTCAAAGCTTCCATATCTTTTGGATAATGAATTTGTGTAATGGCATAATTGTATTCTGCGAAACCATATTGATTTCTAATGGCGTTTGGCAAACAATCTTTAAGTTGATTATGGGTTTTTATTAAGCCTTGTCTAATTATTTTGCTTAAATTTTTTTGCAT
The genomic region above belongs to Natranaerovirga hydrolytica and contains:
- a CDS encoding ATPase; this encodes MSRIVQLIDDIEDFFEQCNNMPFTNKVVVDKDDIYELMTELRLKVPDEIKKSNRIVEERDKIVGDAKKLAQEITKEAESKITELVNDHEIMEKANKEGQHILEMAKKEGEDILNKANEQANNMVDQAKKDAKDMRVSALAYVDDHLEQLEKITATALNEAKADYNKLINDLSKNLEVIKVNRAELNGSKKEK
- the rsmD gene encoding 16S rRNA (guanine(966)-N(2))-methyltransferase RsmD, whose product is MRVIAGKARRIKLIAPEGLKVRPTTDRIKETLFNIINTDIIESNFLDIFSGSGAIGIEALSRGANQAVFIDKDKLSIECIHKNLENTKLLDTAIVYNDYATDGIQKLNERQMVFDFVFMDPPYNTGVEKAVLMTLKESTLITKDTVIIIENHIDSDVSYIETIGYEITRVKQYKTNMHIFVKMKD
- the coaD gene encoding pantetheine-phosphate adenylyltransferase — its product is MRTAVYPGSFDPVTLGHINIIKRSSKMVDKLIVGVLNNSNKSPLFSVEERVNMLKEVCKDIENVEIEAFEGLLVEFLKEKNSNIIIRGLRAISDFEYELQIAQTNSSLDPTIDTIFLVTDVEYSYLSSSIVKEVAQYGGNVDQLVPRYISGLLKEKYNYKEDKNE
- the recG gene encoding ATP-dependent DNA helicase RecG: MDTTQSISGLKGIGEKTEKLFNRLEIYTIEDLLHYYPRSYETYSQVTKIKDIKIDAMNAVEGTICFPIEQMVKGKFKILKIRIKDDTGYLYLLWFNQLYIKNNLKIGETKVFRGKAEYKYGQMQITTPEIFDQETYNKKTKTLQPIYALTKGIMQKNLSKIIRQGLIKTHNQLKDCLPNAIRNQYGFAEYNYAITQIHYPKDMEALKEAKRRLVFDEFFIFQLSLLRLKKVQDRQATQFDLKDHSIIKDIIKNLPFQLTQAQKSVLEEIKNDLMGETVMNRLLQGDVGSGKTIIAALMLALVAKNNYQGSIMAPTEVLAKQHFETMKALLEPHHINVGLLVGSMTAKEKKNMYQAIKDHTIDIVIGTHAIIQDKVVFNQLALVITDEQHRFGVKQRESLSQKGTKPHMLVMSATPIPRTLALMLYGDLDISIIDELPPNRQVIKTYAVDTSYRKRVYDFIKKQIKDGRQAYVICPMVEESDQLEVESVLEYTKKLKKEFDQSINIEYLHGKMKPKEKNIIMENFANNTIQVLVSTTVVEVGVNVPNATIIAIENADRFGLAQLHQLRGRVGRGQYQSYCILLTQSKSNKTKERLDVLSNTNDGFIISEYDLKVRGQGDLFGIKQHGDMEFKIANVFEDIELLKIANKLAKDIMKNDPQLTNEEHYYINERLKNYIHKYYSG
- a CDS encoding alpha/beta-type small acid-soluble spore protein — its product is MSSRNRKVVPEAREALDRFKYEVANEIGVPLKQGYNGDLTSYQNGSVGGYMVKKMIESAERNLMNQ